A genomic segment from Malaclemys terrapin pileata isolate rMalTer1 chromosome 1, rMalTer1.hap1, whole genome shotgun sequence encodes:
- the LOC128835652 gene encoding uncharacterized protein LOC128835652 produces MQTAARVLPPRPADSTKSWMRYLGLIPTPLRAPPWTLQSRCGGREEEENGSDGGGPNGDTLESLEPCSQELFLSQEEGSQSQRPVLGGGQTEEQVPAASTLRPQPSLLSPAQRLQRLRKRPRKSKEDMLQEVMRQSIKENEKAQDWRARESRICQENTAHRRQSTAHRQQSTDRLISILECQADAIQELVIMQKEEQYRKRKCHPPYSPCPKTLSVVPHCHLQPTFPNFRVLHATRCLQHQYLHHPALKTTTLTLCTQLPSPCSIAVLKCSTHCTAH; encoded by the exons atgcaaacggCTGCTCGGGTGCTCCCTCCGCGAcctgctgattctacaaagagctggatgcgatacttggggttaatcccaactccactccgagcaccaccatggacacttcagagccggtgtggggggagggaggaggaggaaaacgggagtgatggtggtgggccgaatggagacaccctggaatccctggagccatgcagccaggagctcttcttgagccaggaggaaggtagccagtcgcagcggccggtacttggtggaggacaaacagaagagcaggttcccg ctgcatcaaccttgagacctcagccgtccctcttatcgcctgctcagagactgcaaagactcaggaagagaccgcgaaaaagcaaagaagacatgctgcaagaagtgatgcggcaatctattaaagagaatgagaaagcacaggactggagagCGAGAGAAAGTAGAATCTGCCAGGAAAAcacagcgcaccggcggcaaagcactgcgcaccggcagcaaagcactgataggctcataagcatcctggagtgccaagcagatgctatccaggagctggtaatcatgcagaaagaggagcagtaccgcaaacgcaaatgccaccccccctacagcccttgtcccaaaactctttccgttgtgccccactgtcacctccaacccactttccccaacttccgtgttcttcatgccacccgctgcctccaacaccagtatcttcaccacccagccctgaaaaccacgacccttaccctctgcactcaactcccatcaccatgcagtatagctgtcctgaagtgcagcactcactgcacagcacactaa